The sequence GCGGATGCGGTGCTGAAGAAGATCGGGGTAACGGTACTGCTGTACGGGGAACCGATACGACACGGCGATTTCCATAACATACTATTTCTGCTGCTGTTCGCGGTTTCCGTAGCTTTGCTGTTGCATCCGCTGGGTATAAAGTTGAAAGATTCGTGCTTGTTTGCCGGTATCGGGTTTGGGGCGCACCTGTTTGAGGATGCATTAATCGCCAATCCCTCATATCCGTTCTTTTGGCCGCTATCTATGGAAAGGTTTGGTATCGGATTCTTCGAATACAGCTACGATTGGCACGGCATAGCGAATACCGAGGTGCTATTTGTGGGTGTGCTGCTCGTGCTCTTAGCGGCGATGGTGAGGACCGCCTACGAAGGAGTTGGGTGGAGATGGGTAACGAGGAGTATTATTAACTGTTTACCTGAAGTTACAAGAACCTTGAAATGAATCGGAGAGGAACATCATATATGCAGCCGCACGTTTTATATACCCGTGGAAAAGATAGAAGAATCATGCATACGCCCGTACCGTTGCCCAGCACAGAGAAAAGAAGTATGAACTGTAGGATTTTCGTTATAAGGAGGTTGTTATGTCTAAATTTATAGTTGACACTAATGTTCTGATTACCGCGTGTAAATTTTCAGTGCGAGGCGTCCCAGTTATCAAATTGATTACGGATACCAGTAACCTTATTATCTCCAGTGCAGTCCATGAGGAAGTGGTGAGTTCTAGCGATAGGTATCCAGATGCGCTGGTTGCAAGAGAGTTGATAGAAGCTGGAACAATTGAGGTGAGGGGAGTGCGATTTAGGGAGTACGATATACTGAATCGCTATAAATTGGGTAAGGGTGAGAAGGAATCTATTGCGCTCGCTATTGAAATGAACGAGGACGTGGATTTCATTGTCACTGACGATAGGCTCGCATATATTGTAATGAAGAGAATGGAACTCAACACCCCGCTCTTTCTGGATCTTATTGTCACATTGGTCGAAAGGGATATGCTGACTCGTGAGGTGGCGAGCGGGATAGTAAGAGCAGTAGAGTCACGGTATCCCGAAGGTTTTATATACCATACGATAAAGATATTAGAAATGGGAGCGAGGAGATGGCTGAGCTGAAGGCGGTGCGAGACCTGATAAGAGCTAAGTATGGTGGGATGAAGGTGCTTGACTCAACGCTCGTGCGCGAGTTTCTCGAGCGAGGGTTCGAGCAGAAGCTCTTGGAGCTGTATGAGGAATTCACGCGGGGCGTATGCAGTTTGGGCTATCTCGCGGAGCAGCTCGGCATAACCACGTGGGAAGCCTACGAACTCCTAGAGAAGAAGGGGCTGCGAACCTCTAACCTCTAACTTACTTACTTACTGAAGCTAGAAGAGCCCCTTATTCAAATTTCTTTTGCTAAAGCTTTTCTATAAACCCTTTCAGGGTTTTCTTCTCGGGGACGTGGGGCGGGTGTGGAGTGGGGAGTGGATGCCCCACAGAGAAAAGGTTTCACTTTCTTTCATCGAAAGAAACTGAACTAAGAAAGATTTTTTGGGGGAATGCGGGGGAGTGCGGAACTCGGTCCGAACATCTTTCGAACGAATTCCC comes from Methanomicrobia archaeon and encodes:
- a CDS encoding metal-dependent hydrolase — encoded protein: MFFEHWIYSLAIAIFVGMVYFKFTGRDYAWIIVASAYVPDMDIAADAVLKKIGVTVLLYGEPIRHGDFHNILFLLLFAVSVALLLHPLGIKLKDSCLFAGIGFGAHLFEDALIANPSYPFFWPLSMERFGIGFFEYSYDWHGIANTEVLFVGVLLVLLAAMVRTAYEGVGWRWVTRSIINCLPEVTRTLK